The following DNA comes from Brassica oleracea var. oleracea cultivar TO1000 chromosome C5, BOL, whole genome shotgun sequence.
CGTAAATAAGACGTACATTTACGAGGACTTATTTTCCTCGTTACATTTCGTCGTTAATTTTGTGTTTTCTTGTAGTGTATTCATTCATTCGCCTGCCATAATGAGGACTATAAAAATACTCTATCTGTTCCATAATATAAGAAGTTTTACTTGAATGCACAAGGATTAAAAAACTTACCTTTTAGGAGATAAAATTATTAAATAACACTCTCTCTGTTCTTGAAATTAAAATTTTCTAAAGTACGTTTATTAAGAATTCAATAAATGTTTATAATTTACTTTTTCTTTTACTTTGTTATACATTTTCCAATAACTTTTGGGCAAATCTCCAAAATAGCACCTTTCTAAGTTTATATCACAAAAATAGCACTCAAAAACTAAAATGACCAAAATAGCACCTTTCTAAGTTTATATCACAAAAATAGCACTCAAAAACTAAAATGACCAAAATAGCACCTTTCTAAGTTTATATCACAAAAATAGCACTCAAAAACTAAAATGACCAAAATAGCACCTTTCTAAGTTTATATCACAAAAATAGCACTCAAAAACTAAAATGACCAAAATAGCACCTTTCTAAGTTTATATCACAAAAATAGCACTCAAAAACTAAAATGACCAAAATAGCACCTTTCTAAGTTTATATCACAAAAATAGCACTCAAAAACTAAAATGACCAAAATAGCACCTTTCTAAGTTTATATCACAAAAATAGCACTCAAAAACTAAAATGACCAAAATAGCACCTTTCTAAGTTTATATCACAAAAATAGCACTCAAAAACTAAAATGACCAAAATAGCACCTTTCTAAGTTTATCCTTTGAAAATTTTAATTTTTTTATTTTTCAAAATTTGAAATCTTATCCCCAAAACCTCATTTCTCAACTCTAAACCCTAAACCCTAAACTCTAAACCCTAAACCATAAACCCTAAACCCTAAGCTCTAAACCCTAAACTTTAAACCCTAAACCCTAAAATTTAAACCCTAAACCCTAAACTCTAAACCCTAAATCCTAAATCCTAAACCCCACCATTTAACTCTAAACCCTAAGTTTGTGACTTTTGATAAAACATTAAGTGCTATTTTTGTGACTTTTGACCTTGAGTGTTAGTTTGGGAACAAAAACTTGATTTAGTGCTATTTTTGTCTTTTTCTCATAACTTTTCACCAATGAAATTTAATCAATTCAAATATTTTCATTTAACGTTTCTTAAAATTATAAAAAGTACCTTAAACATATAAAAAAATCTATCTTTGGAAAAAGTAAAAAACCTAAAACATCTTACTTTCGGGAACGGAAAGAGTATAAATTAACATAAATTAACCAATCATAAATAATGCAGTAAAATGTTATTGGTTAACCAATTTTCTATAAAGTTAAAGCACCTTGAAAATATCAAAACATCTTATATTTTGAAACATCTAAACTTTTCCAAAGCATTTGCGGAAGGGACGGAGTATATAATTTGAAAAGAAAATTAAAGTGTTCGTTTAATTAATGCTATATAGTTACCATTCATTGCAGTTTGAATTTTGAACAAGGACGTGCTGTATCTTCAAAAATAATGTATCTGAGTTTTATTAAAAGATTGCTCATATCTTACGCTCGTTTCAACGGCTATTACCATGATTGTATACATACCTGATTAATTATGCTAAACCTAATCGAAACTTGACCTAATTAGGCCAGCAACTTTCGGCCACCTCTGCTTATACCATCCACGGATATTTAGTCTTTTTTATGTTTCCAAAATTAAAGTTTGTAAAAATCAATGATAGAAAACTAGATAAGCATCCAGTTAATTTATCCATGAAGAAAAAATAATGGAGAGGTGATAAACCAATTTTCACTTTAAAGAAAACAAGAGCAAGTATGAACCACTTATAAGTGAACGAAAAAACTGAAACATAACAAACGAACTAAAATATATTAGCATTAGTCGAACTTATGTATTAAATACGAAGCATCCACACACTAAACATATGTAATGGCACAACCGTACGTGAGCAAACAAAGCAATAATTAACAAAAGGACCAAACTCTCAAATCCTTTAAATTTGATATATATATATATTCAAATATTCAATGCAACCCTAAGAGCACGTTCAACCATAGAACCCCTAATGGGTTCTTAATTCATTTTAAAGTAATAAATTTAGCTTAATAACCATTGCTAAGAATCTCTTTGTTTAAACTGCTCTAATGGTAGATTCTTAATTAGAGGTTATTAAAAAAAATAATACTAAAGATATATTTAATTTTAGTAAAAATTTATTTATTAAATAAAATATATTACAAGAAATCATTTTAAACATAGATTTAAAAAAAAATTACAGCAAAAATTACTAAAATAAACAAAAATAATTTGAAAAAAGCACATAATAAATCAGTTGTTGTCCTCATCACGTCCGAATTTACACCATATATGTTCAACCAAATCAGCTTTCAGTTGGTGATGCATCTGTCTATCACGAATCCTAGTTCGAACACCCATCATATTGGCGATATTTGTAGGGGTATCTGTAGAATACGTGAGATCAACATGTGAACTCACGTTGTGTTCTTGTTGGAACTCTGAAACATCATATTGAGTGTAGCCATCTCGTTCGTCTTCTACTATCATATTATGGAGTATGATACATGCTCTCATAATCTTTCCAATTTTGACTTTATCCCAAAAAAGAGCTGGATTCTTAACAATGGCAAAGCGAGCTTGTAAGACTCCAAATGCACGCTCGACATCTTTCCGGGCAGCTTCTTGATGTTGAGCAAATAAAACTGCTTTCGGTCTTTGTGGTATTGGAATAGATTGGATAAAAGTTGCCCATTTTGGATAAATACCATCGGCGAGATAATAAGCCAAATGATACTCTCTTCCATTGACAGAGTAAGTGACTTGCGGAGCATGACCTTTTATTATGTCATCGAAAACAGGTGAGCGATCTAGAACATTGATATCATTTAAGGTACCTGGAGGTCCAAAAAACGCATGCCATATCCATAGATCATACGAAGCAACTGCCTCTAAAACAATCGTGGGTTTTCCCGAACCACGTGAATATTGACCTTTCCAAGCGGTAGGACAATTCTTCCACTCCCAGTGCATACAATCAATGCTTCCTATCATTCCGGGAAATCCGCGATGCTCTCCGATATAAAGTAGGCGTTGAAGATCAGCCGGTGTTGGTTTTCTTAGGTACTCATCGCTGAAATTTTTTATTATTCCTTCGACAAACTGTTCCAAACATGACCGAGTAGTAGTTGCACCGAGCCGAAGGTATTCGTCAACCGCATCAGCCGCATGACCATATGCCAAGACTCGAATAGCTGCGGTACATTTTTGAAGTGTAGAGAGACCAAGCCTTCCGAGACCATCTGGTTTTTGTTGAAAGAATTCCATTTCATTGGAGAGTCGATCAACAATTTTCATGAACAACAGCTTGTTCATTCTAAATCGTCGGCGGAATATATTATCGGGATATGTTGGTGTGTCACTGAAATAATCATTCCACAGCTGGAGATTGCCTGCTTCACGGTTTCTTTCGATATAAGCTCTTTTTTTTCTTCTTCTTTCTTCTTGTTTATCACCATAATTATTGACAACATTTTCGAAGTAACGATCAAAATATTGATCACAGTGTTGATCAAATATGTCATCTTCTAAATCCTGAAAAAGATTATTAGAAGAAGATGCCATAAGAAACAAGATGGTGTAGAATGAAAAGAGGAGATAAGAAACAAGAGGAGATATGACACTTTATGTTTATATGAGAAGTTTGTTTACATGAAAAATTTTATCGTGGAGAATGAGAAGTTTGTTAAGAAAGAAGTATGAGAAGTTTGTGCAAATGAGAAGACTTGAGAAGTTTATATAATACATTCAACTTGAGTCAATCACACTACACCACAATTTGACAAAGACTCGTGACTTACAACTCGACAAAGACTCGTGACTTACAACAACAACACTGTCTTGTGAACAACACATGAGACAACAGAATACACAGTACAACAAGACAAAGACCCGTGAACACATGTGACAACAGATGAGACATGATTCATCCAATGTCTTCCAACAACAACACTGTCTTCCAACAAATTGTATTCCAACTCGCATGACCTGAAAATACAGAGACAAAAAGACAAAAAACATTAATCCAAGCACATGTCAACAAGACAAGAAAAATACAGACACAGAAAGACTCGTGAACACATACACACAGCTTTTTTAAAACATATATATCAAGTTGAGAAACCGAACATAAGAATTTATATTATTAATGTGGAGAGACAGAAACTTGCAAAACAAGAACCGAGACTTAAAGACAACACAAACTTAAGCTTAGAGACCAACAAACAAGTAATTTGACAACACAAACTTAAGTTTAGACCATACTTTAAACAACACAAACTTAAGTTTATACTATAACTAATTTGACATAAGCTCATCAATGAGCTTCTTCTTCAAATCTTCTTCATACTCGGGTAGATCTGCTTTGCCAACTAATGAGTCAAGTAGCTTCATCTTTGGCATCCTCTCTTTGACAGCCAAATCTTCCTTCCTGATCCTCCACATACTCTCCAACTCATCCAGCGCCTTACCATCTCCCATCGTCTTCTTACCGTGGCGCTTTGAAGCCTTAACACCAAGGGGACGCATAGTTGCTTGCTCAGCTTCACCAGTGGTGGTTTCAAACGCGTAAGAGCTTGCTGATTGTGCACTCTCATCAAACTTCCTCTTTTTGCCGCTTGCTGTGGTTTTAGAACTACACAATTCACACCATTTCTGGTCATTCCTCAACTCCTTCCATGCGTGCTCAAGAGTAAACTTCTTCTTGTGGTTGTTGTAGTAGATCTCATGCGCATGTTTGAGAACATCGTTCTCATTTTGGCCGCTACTCTTCTCCCTAGTTGCTGATTCATACGCCCCACAAAATTTGTTTACTTGGTCATTTATCTTCTGCCACCTTTGCTTACAATGAAGTGGCTGTCTAGTTTCAGAACCTGCAACTTTGAGACTTGCTGCAAAGTATGCAGCAATCCTTTTCCAGAACTTACCAGCTCTTTGCTCGTTAGCTACCACCGGGTCTTTGCTTGTGTTTTGCCAAGCGCTAATGAGGGCAACATCATCAACTGGCGACCACACCCTCCTTTCTTTACGGTCTGCAGGGACTTGGGAGGAAGAGACTTTGACACTGTCTTGGACATAACCAAAGACAGTGTCTTGCTGACTATTCAGAAGATCAACAAAGTTTCCAAACGGTGTATATGAATTGGAATCCATATCCGAAAGGCTCAAGAGAGAAACAACAGAGATAAACAATAGAGAGAAATAAAAGAAATAACGAAAAGAGAGAAAGCTTTGATAGATGGAAGAGAAGAATGACGGTTTTAATAAAAGAGAAGAAGGGAAAAAGGGAAGAAGGAAACAAGTATTGATCACCATTGATCAACACCCAACCATTTCGAGAAGACAGTTTTCTAACCCATTAATCACACATCACCTTTGCTTTCTATCTAACCACAACATTAATGACCACAAGTAAATATCTCTCTAACCACAACATTAATTACCAACCGTTCAATTGAAACCAAAATGACAAACAATTTTCAAGTCAGACAGACAAACCAAAAACACATAATAGACACTATTCAATCCGAGCACAAACTAGAGTCAATTTAGTTCATAGACACAAACCAAAAGCACCATCAATTCAGTTCAGAGACACAAAGCAGAAGCACCATCAATTCGGTTCAATTCAAACCATTTCGACAAACAATCCAGTTCAGACACACAAACCAAATGCTAAATCAATTCAGTTCAGATAAACAGACTTAATCAATTCGACAACCATTCCAATTCAGATAAGACAAACAGACTAAACCAATTTAGTTCAGCGATAAAGATGCGTGTTACCTTTATTGCCATTGTAGTCGAACGTTGATGAACCTTCATGTTTGTTGATCCGTAAGACGAACATCAATATCCTCTTGATCGGAACCATCTCAACAGACAGAGAAACAAAACAAAATAAAAGTGGATCAGAGGTGACCGATTACAATAACAGACATCAAAAGCCAGATCATACGAAGCAAACACATCACAAATACAGAGAAAGACCAAAAATCTAAGACATGCATGAGTTGAAAGAGAGATACTCTGCTTTACCTTTCGCTTCGGCGACTTCAGCCGTGGAGGGAGAGATAGAGGTTTTCAACCGTCGAGGAGCGCCGTCGAGCCACAGAAACAGAAGCCGTGATTCTTCTCCGAGGAGAGATGATGAAAGAGAGGCAGAGTGGTGGAGAGAGCTAGAGAGACGCATCGTCGTCTATCGAATAGGCCACAATCGACGCCTCCACCGCCAGATACGAGGTTCTCACCGTCACATACGCCGACGTCTTCAACCGATCGATGAGAAATCGATCAACACCGGCGGATTCGTCGAGGTGAGGTGAAGAGACGAGGTTTCGTCTACGCGAAGGAGAGAGAAGCCGTGTGTTTGTCAAAAAAGAGCGAAAGAGGTGTGCCCAATAGCGAACACGTGTCCACAAGATGCGGTTCTTCTTCCCCTTATTTAAGCGCCGCTTCCACTCATTAATCCCATTTATCTTTTTTCTTAAATCCAAAATTAAACTAAGCACCCCCTTAACAACCCGCGTTGAAAGTGCTCTAATTTGATAGTCGATTATACAGCTTCATTGGAAATTAGGCAGTCTTAACCACATGTTTTATACGATTGGGACAACTAAAATGTTGTGGATATTCGAATGCTTATTATGCTTTCTAAAATACATGTTGTTGCTCATCACAAAAGTTTAAATTATCTAACAAACATATTATATTGAGCCAGAAGATGACAGTCCACAAAATAAAAGAAACGCTTTTGCTTTTCTCCCCGAATAAAACACATTCGCTCGAATAATTTTCCCCCCTTTATCCGTAGTGGAAGCCAAGCCACAACACAACTTATTATATAAAGGGGGTGATTGGTTGAGTTTTATCTGCATACTTTAACTTTATTTTTTTCTAAATCATTAAACTTTACCCTGCTTTTGCTTTACTTTTCAAAGTTAAAGCCTACATCAAATTTCTATTAATTTTTACCAATCATGGTTTAACTTTATTTTTAAAGCTAGTAAGTTACATCAAAAAAATAAAGCAAACATTTTTCTTATGTATTTTAGTTAAAAAACCTACATCTTTTATTTATAAGCTGTAAAAACTGTAAGAATAAAAAAATATCTATAATATTAAATAAATAAAATAATCATAATAAAAAAAATCTATAAATATTTTACTCTAATTTTAGGTGCTTTTAAATTATTGAAATATTTTAAATAATATAAATATTATTTACATATCACATTTTAAATAACAGTAAACTTTGATAATTTAAAAAATATTAATATAAATTATTTTAAGTGATAAAAATAATAATTATTTTATATATACATCACATATTTTACATATTTTATTTTAAAATATTTGCAGCCTATAGCTTACAGCTACAACAAATTTAACTACAGCAAAAGTCTATGCAAAAATAATCAACAGTAACAACTTTACAACTACAACCAATTTATCTACATCTAAACTTTTACAGTTAAAATTCTACGGCTACAGTCGAACCAATCATCACCATTGTTGATCAACAAAATTTAACTACAACAAAATTTATATGTCAAAAAAGTATTATTCGACCACAACCAATATGATCAGCTTCCATATATTTGCTGACTCAGAGTTTGAACACAGATATTATAACGTTGCTTTTTCATGATTGTTCGTTTGTTTGGTTTTTAGTTTCATGTACCAAAAATAAGACAGATAATGGACCAAGTCCATGTGCATTGTTCTCACGACGAGGTCGGACTTGACTAGACCCTCGTGCAGAATATTGGCCCCACTATTATCCACACGCTTCTGGCCTCCTAACTCACACGTGTATGAAAATCGACACCGTTGGTCAAAGCTCCCATCAAACTCAGATCTAACGGTTACGACATTTGACCGAGCAAGACACTCTTTGATTTTTGACCCTATACCAAAAAATTAGTTGAATCTCTGAATTATTTCATATTAAATACAACATTTAATTCTCTCTATTATTTTGTACTATTAAATACTAGGATTAGACATTTTATCAGTTAAATTTGATTTGATTTGTGACTCGTTTCGATCCGAAAATTCCGGATATCCGTAAACTTACGAAGCAAATCACAAATATTAAAATTTTGGGAAGCGGATATCCGATCCGATCCGGTAATATATAAATACATGTATATCTTGATTATATTTAAAGTTTTAAATGTATAAAATCATATAACTATTATTCTAACATATGATTTGATAAATTTTATTCACAATATTACTTATATAAAAGTATTACATAAAAGGAATAGAACACATTTATGACAATTATAATTTGTTTCTTAAGTTTTGTGTTATTAAAATTGTTAACTAAGTTTAAAAAATTTACAAAATATGGAGATTCACTACTTCTTTTAATTTTTATTCATATATCATGCAAAAAAAATATTTTACAAACAAAAATTGTATCAAAATTTTAAGATTATTTGTATTAATCAAAACGTATGAGATATTCGTAAGTATTCGTAAATATCTGCAAATATCTATTTATTTTTCGGATATCCGTTTTTCCGAATATCCGTATTTTTACGAAGTAAAACAAATAAAAAAAATTAGATATTCATAATATACAAAGCAAATCACAAATAGCTTCAAAAACCCGGATATCCAATCCGTGCCCAGGCCTATTAAATACAATATTTAATTCTTATATATCTGACCTCTCAACTGTACAACTAATATTTTTTTGTGTTAATTCATGAAACTACATCTTGGGAATATATAGGACCGAATGTTTTTTCGTATGTGTAAAGATAAAGAATATATCAAGAAAAACTATATAGTATGTTATAGGTTAAAAACGGTGACGCAAGCGTGCGTTTGACTCTGTCTTTAAAACCACCACCACTCACTTCCTTCCCCCACCTTTCACTTAACACAACAATAGCATCATCATCTCTAACTTTATTTTCCCGCATTTTCTCGTCTGATTCTTTTTTTATCGAAACGATGGGGAGAGATGAAACCGAGACGTACATTACGGTGCCTACCTTCTTCAAGTGTCCGATATCTCTCGACGTGATGAGATCTCCCGTTAGTCTCTGCACCGGCGTCACCTACGATCGTCCAAGTATCCAGCGGTGGCTCGACGGAGGCAACAACACTTGTCCCGCCACTATGCAGATTCTCAAATCAAAGGATTTCGTTCCTAACCTCACTCTCCAACGGCTTATCAAAGCCTGGTCCGACTCAGTCGGTAGTTCCGCCGCTGCCTCCCCGGATCCGGCGTCTGCTCGAGGAATCCCGACGAAGGAAGAAGTGAATGAGTCGTTAATGAGACTGAGTCAAGAGAAGGACGACGAGATTCGTCTTGAGATTCTATCGAGAATCGTTCGGTTCGTTAAGGATTCAGAAGCGAGCAGAGAGTTTCTCTCCGGGAGAGAGGATCTCGTACCAATGCTCGTCGATATCGTCTCCGCCGTGACGACGGCGAAGATCAAGCTAGCTTTTATAGCGATTAAGATTTTGGATACTATAATCAAGAAAGGTAACGAGGGAGATCGAGAACGGTTATCGAAACTGATGTTGTTGACCAACGGTGGCGATTGCTTGACGGCGATTCTCCTCGCGATTCAGCGCGGGGATCTAGAATCGAAGATCGAAGCCGTTAGTGTTTTGGAGGTTATCTCATCATACGACGCGAAATCGAAGATGATGATCGCAGAGCGCGAGGGGATTCTAACGGAGCTAATCAAATCAATCAGCACAGAGTCGGATCCTAATTTGATGGAAACGAGTTTATCATTCATGATAACAATCTCGAAATCGAAACGAGTGAGATCGAAACTAATCGCCGCGAAAACGATCACGAAGATCAAAGACATTCTCATGACGGAGGAGACGATAAGCGTCGCGGTGACGGAGAAGTCTCTGAAGCTGTTGGAGATACTATCGTCAAAGCGAGAAGGTAGATCGGAGATTTTCGGCGGTGGATGCGTGGAGGGAGTGGTGAAGAAACTGTTGAAAGTATCGACGACGGCGACGGAGCACGCCGTGACGATTTTGTGGTGTCTGTGCCACGTGTTTAAGGAAGATAAGACGGTGAAGGAGACGGTGGAGAGAAGTAACGGCGTGACGAAGCTGTTAGTGGTGATTCAGAGCAACTGCTCGCCGATGGTGAGACAAATGGCGAAAGATCTGATAAAGGTTTTGAAGGTTAAGTCATCTGCTTCCGCTTTGGCTGCTTACGAGACCAAGACCACACATATTATGCCATTTTGATTTTTGGTATAATAAATCTTTTTAGTGGAGTATATGTTACAATCAACTGTTTTGAATGTAGATTTCGTGTAAATCATTTTTGCTAGTGTTATCAATTTTACTAATATTCAATTTTTACTCTCGTTTCTGGTTTTTAATTCTCCTAATTTAACTAAGTTGTACTAGATCTCGATCCGCGCAACCGCGCGTGTTTTTATTTTCATTTATTTTTATATAAATATTTTGTTTTCAATTTTGATATATATTATAATATATATGTGTCTATCAATTTTTAAAATATAATAAGTTTACGGTATAGTTTTTCATTGAATAGATTGTTTCAAACTTTCACATATATTTCTATCTTCTTCTATATATATATATTTTCGGATTATTATTTTATTATTAAAATTGTAATTATATATATAAATATCAGTAAAATATTGTTTTATTGTTGTATTCAAAGATATTGTAACATTTCACAAATTTAGAAAGTTTTTTAAAAAATAAACTTTTCGCTTCATATATTTATATTATCGAGCAAATAATTAAACATTTAGGTTTTGTTTAATTTTTAAAATAAACTATATATTTTAAAATTTGTTTTCATTGGTTTAAGGTAGTAAAGATTAATCATTGTTAGATAATATGATTTTTGTTATTTAAAAAAAATTGTTATAATTTTAAAAGTTAACATCGACAAATATTTAAATATTTAACATATGGAGGTATAGTATTACAACAATAAATTATATCTATTTAATTTATATTATCTATAAATTCAATGAATCATCTATTGTTTAAATTTAATTATTAATAGCCCAATAAAAAATTTTGGTAGGCCCAAAATTTAAGTAATAAGATTATAGATTAAATGTAACATGATTTTATAGGAATAAGTCCATTATGTCCATTTTTAAAAAAATCACACATAAATCAAGGTTGTGACTTCTGTTTTAATATATAAGATATTATGTTTTTTTAATAACATGTTGTATCTAATATGTCTTCAAAACACTTTTTAATAGTAAAAATGGTTAAAAAATATCGTATGTTTCAAACTTGTATCATATTTAAACACACATTAGCAATTCGAAGTGGCATATTTTTAATAGATTTATAATTTTTATATACTACTAGATAGTACTAGGGAATAAGGGAAGGGATCAAATAACTAATATCTGATTACTTTAGCTTGTTAGCTGAGGCGATGTATGAAAATCTATTGGTTAGACAAGACACAAACACTTTTGGTACGATCAAATACAAATGACAGCTTCATGTACTATAAGAATAAGATTAATCTAAAACTTAGTCCACTGAATCTGGCTAAAAAGTTGTATTAGTATGAGGAAAATGGATGGTTTATAGATATTTTGCTTACTAAACCAAAATAAAGGAATAAGGTTCCTTTGGATTGAAGTGACAAAATAAAATAATGGTACTTGCTTCAACATTTGATTTGTAATTTATTCTTCTTTTGTTATAAAGTAGAGCATATTATTTATAAAGACAAGGAAAATTCGAAACAACTGTTTGGTCATGGTGAGACAAAATGACGAAACATCTGAACAAAGTGTTGAAGTTTGAAGTTAAGTTTGTGTGCTTCTTTTTTGGTTGCTTACAAGACTAGGTTTACTCAAAATCAAATCACGCCACGTATGGATTTCTAATAAGTATGTACCTATCTTTAAAATTAGACGTAGTTATATAAATCATAAGAAAGTTTGTTGCTGGTATGATCAGTTTTACAAACATTCAGAACTAATTTGCTAGTATGATCATCTTGTGGGATTGATTTACGTTGTTGCATTAAAGTCGAATTATATACATCAGAAGAAGACTAGACCATGGCCTTTATATTTAGCTTTAACTACACCTTTTCTCTTCTTCATTGTTCATTTTTCTCTTCCTTACAATGAAATCAGCAATACAACATTTTGGTGAACTGCTCATGCATCTAACTCTTGTTAGATAGACTATTCTTATTATGGTGTAGCTGGTTTGCTACTTTGAACATCGAGTCTTGAAAGATTTGAGGCAGCCTCGTTACCCCAAGTGTCGTTGCATTGGAGTTGTGTCGATTTGCCCCCACTGGAAACAGGTTGGATATTTAGAATCTATTCAAGATGACGACTACATGTACTAAGATTAATCTAAAGCATGGTCCATTGAATCTGGCTACATGTTGTATTAATATGAGCAAAATGGATGGTTAAATAATTGTGCTTACAAAACCAAAACATAGGAATAAGGTTCCAAGATTGAAATGACATTTGAGACCACTCAATTGTTGCTGTACCTATTTGTTAAACGAGGACTGTTTGTGTTCATCAGGTTCTCTTCAAAAGCATCTATTTCCGCTTTGGCTGTTTTTTTTGTTAGTTTTTATTGGAGTAGATAAACATAAATCTCCATAAATCTCGTATGTAGTTCGAGATATATATAAAGTTTGCAGATATACATGTATCTAAGATAGATAGATTCAAGTCGGTTAACTCTCTTGTATAAATATGTTTCGTAGGTTAATAAACAAGACACGTTGTTTCTATAGTTTCACATGGTATCAGAGCTGAGATCATAAACCTAATTTTTTTTCTGCTTCTGAGTCTTACAAAATTAAATAACGTGTGCTGCAAGGTGTTGCAAGCATGAGTGGAGACAGTCAAGTTTCGAAGGATCTGGTGGTAAAGCAAGGTGAGAAGATGGAGGCCTCGCCGTACTCGTTGTTTTCATCTGACAACCCTGGTGCTTTGATCACCTCCGTACAACTAAAGGGAGATAACTATAATGAATGGGCCATGGAGATGGCGAATGCGCTTCGTGCGAAGAAGAAGTATGGTTTCATTGATGGGTCGTTA
Coding sequences within:
- the LOC106345143 gene encoding glutathione S-transferase T3-like, whose product is MDSNSYTPFGNFVDLLNSQQDTVFGYVQDSVKVSSSQVPADRKERRVWSPVDDVALISAWQNTSKDPVVANEQRAGKFWKRIAAYFAASLKVAGSETRQPLHCKQRWQKINDQVNKFCGAYESATREKSSGQNENDVLKHAHEIYYNNHKKKFTLEHAWKELRNDQKWCELCSSKTTASGKKRKFDESAQSASSYAFETTTGEAEQATMRPLGVKASKRHGKKTMGDGKALDELESMWRIRKEDLAVKERMPKMKLLDSLVGKADLPEYEEDLKKKLIDELMSN
- the LOC106343395 gene encoding U-box domain-containing protein 29 yields the protein MGRDETETYITVPTFFKCPISLDVMRSPVSLCTGVTYDRPSIQRWLDGGNNTCPATMQILKSKDFVPNLTLQRLIKAWSDSVGSSAAASPDPASARGIPTKEEVNESLMRLSQEKDDEIRLEILSRIVRFVKDSEASREFLSGREDLVPMLVDIVSAVTTAKIKLAFIAIKILDTIIKKGNEGDRERLSKLMLLTNGGDCLTAILLAIQRGDLESKIEAVSVLEVISSYDAKSKMMIAEREGILTELIKSISTESDPNLMETSLSFMITISKSKRVRSKLIAAKTITKIKDILMTEETISVAVTEKSLKLLEILSSKREGRSEIFGGGCVEGVVKKLLKVSTTATEHAVTILWCLCHVFKEDKTVKETVERSNGVTKLLVVIQSNCSPMVRQMAKDLIKVLKVKSSASALAAYETKTTHIMPF